From a single Solanum dulcamara chromosome 4, daSolDulc1.2, whole genome shotgun sequence genomic region:
- the LOC129884609 gene encoding glyoxylase I 4-like codes for MGKEIVRAEPSSFNWSSSNDNRMPLLALNHVSYICKSVPKSVQFYQQLLGFALIQRPSSFQFQGAWLFNHGIGIHLLGKEDVQSKKGKKINPKDNHISFQCTDMDLIIHRLNEMEIEYVTATVKDGGITVDQLFFHDPDGNMIEICNCQNIPIIPLSSCPINNLPTFNQTAMTNSSYGKESNKKNCLGEMEYLMMKNLAMNMIDILF; via the exons ATGGGAAAAGAGATAGTGAGAGCAGAACCATCAAGCTTCAACTGGTCTTCTTCAAATGATAATAGGATGCCTTTGTTGGCACTGAACCATGTTTCTTATATTTGTAAATCTGTTCCAAAAAGTGTCCAATTCTACCAGCAACTTCTTGGCTTTGCTCTCATTCAGAGGCCCTCTTCTTTTCAATTTCAAGGAGCTTG GTTGTTCAACCATGGAATTGGAATACATTTGTTAGGAAAAGAAGATGTCCAATCAAAGAaggggaaaaaaataaatccaaAAGACAATCACATTTCATTTCAATGCACAGATATGGACCTTATTATTCATAGATTGAATGAGATGGAAATTGAATATGTCACTGCTACAGTAAAAGATGGTGGAATCACAGTGGATCAACTATTCTTTCATGATCCGGATGGCAACATGATTGAGATATGCAATTGCCAAAATATACCAATTATTCCACTTTCCTCTTGCCCTATCAACAATCTTCCAACCTTTAACCAAACAGCAATGACTAATTCTTCTTACG GGAAAGAAAGCAATAAGAAGAATTGCTTAGGAGAAATGGAATATctaatgatgaagaacttagcCATGAACATGATAGacattttattttga
- the LOC129884608 gene encoding glyoxylase I 4-like — translation MGKEIVRAESSTFNWSSDDNRMPLLALNHVSYVCKSVPKSVEFYEQVLGFALIQRPSSFQFEGAWLFNHGIGIHLLGKEDVQSNKGKINPKDNHISFQCTDMDLIIQRLNDMEIEYVTATVKEGGVTVDQLFFHDPDGNMIEICNCQNIPIIPLSSCPINNLPTFHQTAMTNSFYGKGSSKKNCLGEMEYLMMENLAMNMIDISF, via the exons ATGGGAAAAGAGATAGTGAGAGCAGAATCATCAACCTTCAACTGGTCTTCAGATGATAATAGAATGCCTCTGTTGGCTTTGAACCATGTTTCCTATGTCTGCAAGTCTGTTCCCAAAAGTGTCGAATTCTATGAGCAAGTTCTTGGATTTGCTCTCATACAGAGGCCATCTTCTTTCCAATTTGAAGGAGCTTG gCTGTTCAACCACGGAATTGGAATCCATTTGTTAGGAAAAGAGGATGTGCAATCAAACAAGGGGAAAATTAATCCAAAAGACAATCACATTTCGTTCCAATGCACAGATATGGACCTTATTATTCAGAGATTGAATGACATGGAAATTGAATATGTTACTGCTACTGTAAAAGAAGGTGGAGTTACTGTAGATCAACTATTCTTTCATGACCCAGATGGCAACATGATTGAGATTTGCAATTGCCAAAACATACCAATTATTCCACTTTCCTCTTGCCCTATCAACAATCTTCCAACCTTTCACCAAACAGCAATGACTAATTCTTTTTACG GGAAAGGAAGCAGTAAGAAGAATTGCTTAGGAGAAATGGAATATCTAATGATGGAGAACTTAGCCATGAACATGATAGACATTTCATTTTGA